In one window of Thermodesulfobacteriota bacterium DNA:
- a CDS encoding FkbM family methyltransferase: MPHFDLRHFLETLGQRLGSRAFVVQVGAMDGRTFDPVHEYIRRFGWGGLLIEPVMEHFEKLKETYRENPGIAFSNVAVAGHCGTIDLFRVPSEHVIEGRVPRWGLGAASIYADRNALSFPEVRPFVVKEEVPCMTLPEVLREHNVARIDIMQIDAEGFDYHVLKQLDFSAFHPWVINMEIVNMPKSERTACKRLLDSHGYTYVKAGYDLLAISLEDFVKQEESRES; this comes from the coding sequence ATGCCTCATTTCGATCTCCGCCATTTCCTTGAAACGCTCGGCCAAAGGCTCGGGAGCCGCGCCTTTGTCGTCCAGGTCGGCGCCATGGACGGCAGGACCTTCGACCCGGTGCACGAATATATAAGGCGATTCGGCTGGGGCGGGCTCCTTATCGAGCCCGTAATGGAGCATTTCGAGAAGCTGAAGGAGACCTACCGGGAAAACCCGGGGATCGCCTTTTCAAACGTGGCTGTTGCCGGGCACTGCGGGACTATAGATCTCTTCAGGGTCCCTTCCGAGCATGTCATCGAAGGCCGCGTGCCGAGATGGGGGCTTGGTGCCGCATCAATCTACGCGGACCGGAACGCCCTATCCTTCCCCGAGGTCCGTCCGTTCGTGGTGAAGGAGGAGGTGCCCTGCATGACCCTTCCGGAGGTATTGAGGGAGCATAATGTGGCGCGGATAGACATCATGCAGATAGACGCCGAGGGCTTTGATTACCATGTCCTGAAGCAGCTCGACTTCAGCGCCTTCCATCCCTGGGTCATAAACATGGAAATCGTCAACATGCCAAAAAGCGAACGGACCGCCTGCAAGCGCCTTCTTGATTCACACGGGTACACCTATGTAAAGGCAGGGTATGACCTGCTTGCGATCTCGCTCGAAGATTTCGTGAAGCAGGAAGAGAGCCGGGAATCCTGA
- a CDS encoding NAD-dependent epimerase/dehydratase family protein produces the protein MKILVTGGAGFIGSNVADAYIEAGHEVVILDNLFTGRRENLNPRAKFYLMDVRSPEVRKVFEHERPDVVNHHAAQMSVPASVEDPLFDADVNVRGFLNVLEAARRNGTKKVIFISSGGAVYGEAAEYPTGEDYPPRPASPYAITKLVSEKYLDFYRNQYGLDYSVLRYANIYGPRQVPHGEAGVVAIFMDRLISGLPCTVNAYKDEPKGMTRDYCFVSDVARANLLALEKGSGGIYNIGTGIATHTLELFNGIASALSRVRPLPEAIKTPAKGDARPGDIKRSCLRIERAKKGLDWEPIVRLEGGLGLTLDWRLGKTL, from the coding sequence ATGAAGATACTTGTTACAGGCGGCGCGGGATTCATCGGCTCGAACGTGGCCGACGCGTACATAGAGGCCGGGCACGAGGTGGTCATACTCGACAACCTCTTTACCGGCAGGCGTGAGAACCTGAACCCAAGGGCGAAGTTCTACCTCATGGACGTGCGCTCGCCCGAGGTCCGAAAGGTGTTCGAGCACGAAAGGCCGGATGTCGTTAACCACCACGCGGCGCAGATGTCTGTCCCGGCCTCGGTCGAGGACCCGCTCTTCGACGCGGACGTGAACGTAAGGGGCTTTCTCAACGTCCTCGAGGCCGCAAGGAGGAACGGGACGAAAAAGGTGATATTCATATCCTCGGGCGGGGCCGTCTACGGAGAGGCTGCGGAATACCCGACCGGGGAGGATTATCCTCCCAGGCCCGCGTCGCCCTACGCCATAACAAAGCTCGTTTCCGAGAAGTACCTCGACTTCTACCGGAACCAGTACGGGCTCGACTACTCGGTATTGAGGTACGCTAACATATACGGCCCCAGGCAGGTCCCGCACGGCGAGGCCGGCGTTGTCGCCATATTCATGGACAGGCTCATATCCGGGCTTCCCTGCACGGTCAACGCCTATAAGGACGAGCCGAAGGGCATGACCAGGGACTACTGTTTCGTGTCTGATGTGGCCCGGGCCAACCTCCTGGCCCTCGAAAAGGGTAGCGGGGGCATATACAATATAGGCACAGGCATCGCGACCCATACATTGGAGCTCTTTAACGGCATCGCTTCAGCCCTGAGCCGGGTCAGACCCTTGCCTGAGGCCATAAAAACCCCTGCTAAAGGCGATGCGAGGCCCGGGGATATCAAAAGGAGCTGCCTGAGGATTGAGAGGGCAAAAAAGGGGCTTGACTGGGAACCGATTGTTCGGCTCGAAGGCGGACTGGGATTAACCCTCGACTGGAGACTCGGGAAAACGCTTTAG
- a CDS encoding glycosyltransferase family 2 protein translates to MAPKVSIIVLNWNGYKDTAECVQSLKKAAYPDLEIIVVDNGSVDGSLNALKRRFPSGIRFIGTGKNLGFAGGCNAGIRQALQDGADYVLLLNNDTVVAPDFVKELVAAAEVEPRAGILCSKVYFHDRPDVVWYSGAYFNSLLGWGRHLGFNRKDPGGSGAMETGRPTGCAMMVTRELCERTGLFDEDYFCYAEDLDWGMRAKKSGFKVLYVPSSKVWHKVSASSGAVGVAASLYYSTRNTLRCVDLNRPLPFPLRHARYLSIFAASFLSLFTMKTPAAPGARLIIKGFRDYLRGIKGELR, encoded by the coding sequence ATGGCCCCGAAGGTCTCGATAATCGTCCTCAACTGGAACGGGTATAAGGATACGGCGGAGTGCGTGCAGTCGCTTAAAAAAGCAGCCTATCCGGACCTTGAGATAATAGTCGTCGATAACGGCTCTGTAGACGGCTCCTTGAATGCCCTCAAGAGGCGTTTTCCATCCGGCATAAGGTTCATCGGGACCGGGAAAAACCTTGGCTTTGCCGGTGGCTGCAATGCGGGCATAAGGCAGGCCCTTCAAGACGGGGCGGATTATGTCCTGCTCCTGAATAACGACACGGTCGTAGCGCCCGATTTCGTAAAAGAGCTTGTTGCCGCCGCTGAAGTCGAGCCCCGGGCGGGAATACTCTGCTCAAAGGTGTATTTCCATGACAGGCCTGATGTAGTATGGTACTCGGGGGCGTACTTCAACAGCCTTTTGGGTTGGGGCAGGCACCTGGGTTTCAATAGGAAGGACCCCGGCGGTTCCGGGGCAATGGAGACAGGCCGTCCCACGGGATGCGCCATGATGGTGACGAGGGAGCTTTGCGAGAGGACAGGCCTCTTCGACGAGGACTATTTCTGCTACGCCGAGGACCTCGACTGGGGAATGCGCGCGAAAAAGTCCGGGTTCAAGGTGCTCTACGTGCCCTCCTCGAAGGTCTGGCACAAGGTATCGGCATCGAGCGGGGCCGTAGGGGTGGCCGCGTCGCTTTATTACTCGACCCGGAACACCTTGAGGTGCGTTGACCTGAACAGGCCTTTACCCTTTCCATTGCGGCACGCGAGGTACCTTTCGATATTCGCAGCCTCGTTTTTAAGCCTTTTTACCATGAAGACCCCGGCGGCCCCCGGCGCGAGGCTGATTATAAAGGGCTTCAGGGACTACCTGAGGGGGATAAAAGGGGAATTGCGCTGA
- a CDS encoding glycosyltransferase family 4 protein — protein sequence MRILVVSPFPPFPPADGGKVRVFNLIRELSQRNEVTLICFYAGEGELSALKELERYCRVEPVERRELVGLGSLFFNMRHILSPYPIISLAYRSKRMHERLNALLASGSFDVVQIELTEMARYLPEAFPGVKALTEQDLSFVTQHRRARNAPGIVWKAFFYIQWLKSRWLEKKLSGRFDLRIMMSESDAETLRRLCPGDRFLVTPNGANPLSPEEALAPFEPGKRLLYIGSTGHWPNRDGLLYFHEAIFPILKEICPGVKLDVAGSDPVGALKPLESDPDIRLHGFVKETGPMLKKAISIVPLRVGSGTRLKILEAMAAGSPVVSTSIGCEGIEARNNENILIADTPREFAEACKRLMEDRPLSDRIRRGGYALVTEKYSWEKIAAGLERRYMELLAEKGRKAPGNRKALN from the coding sequence ATGAGGATACTCGTAGTATCGCCCTTCCCGCCCTTTCCGCCTGCCGACGGCGGCAAGGTCAGGGTCTTTAACCTCATAAGGGAGCTTTCGCAAAGGAACGAGGTCACGCTCATATGCTTCTACGCCGGAGAGGGCGAGCTTTCCGCCCTCAAGGAGCTCGAGAGATACTGCAGGGTCGAGCCGGTGGAAAGAAGGGAACTCGTCGGGCTTGGCTCCCTCTTCTTCAACATGCGCCACATACTCTCGCCATACCCGATAATATCCCTCGCTTACCGCTCGAAGCGGATGCATGAAAGGCTGAACGCCCTGCTTGCCTCGGGCTCCTTCGACGTCGTCCAGATTGAGCTTACGGAGATGGCGCGCTATCTCCCGGAGGCCTTTCCCGGCGTAAAGGCCCTTACCGAGCAGGACCTTTCATTCGTGACCCAGCACCGCCGCGCCAGGAACGCCCCCGGCATTGTCTGGAAGGCGTTTTTCTACATCCAGTGGCTTAAGAGCAGGTGGCTTGAGAAAAAACTTTCCGGACGCTTCGACCTCAGGATAATGATGTCGGAATCCGACGCGGAAACGCTCCGGAGGCTTTGTCCGGGAGACAGGTTTCTGGTTACGCCGAACGGGGCGAATCCTTTAAGCCCCGAAGAGGCGCTCGCGCCTTTTGAGCCTGGGAAAAGGCTGCTATACATAGGTTCTACCGGCCACTGGCCGAACAGGGACGGCCTCCTCTACTTCCATGAAGCCATATTCCCGATACTCAAGGAGATATGCCCGGGCGTGAAATTGGACGTGGCGGGGAGCGACCCCGTGGGCGCGCTTAAGCCCCTTGAGTCAGACCCGGATATAAGGCTTCACGGGTTCGTCAAAGAGACCGGGCCGATGCTAAAAAAGGCAATATCCATAGTGCCGCTCAGGGTCGGGAGCGGCACTAGGCTTAAGATACTGGAGGCGATGGCAGCCGGCTCGCCGGTCGTTTCGACCTCGATAGGGTGCGAGGGCATAGAGGCAAGGAATAACGAGAACATCCTCATAGCCGATACCCCCCGGGAGTTCGCGGAGGCCTGCAAGAGGCTCATGGAAGACCGCCCTCTATCCGACAGGATACGGAGGGGCGGCTACGCCCTTGTCACGGAGAAGTATTCCTGGGAGAAGATAGCGGCCGGGCTTGAGCGGAGATACATGGAGCTCCTCGCGGAAAAGGGCAGAAAGGCCCCTGGAAACCGGAAGGCGCTGAATTAA
- the rfbB gene encoding dTDP-glucose 4,6-dehydratase, translating to MRKILITGGAGFIGSNFVLHMRAAHPGDRLVVLDKLTYAGNLENLASLKEGPLYRFVKGDITDKNLVDALFTEEGLDTVVNFAAESHVDRSILGPRDFIETNILGTFTLLEAARKHWGDNHGGKRFLHVSTDEVYGTLGPTGFFTETTAYSPNSPYAASKASSDHLVRAYFHTYGLPVLTTNCSNNYGPYQFPEKLIPLMVINALKGKSLPVYGDGLNVRDWLYVEDHCRAVDTVLEKGMLGETYNIGGRNEKKNIEIVKLICSVLDRKAAEGALKEYPFEGSREKLITFVKDRPGHDRRYAIDCSKMEKELGWAPAHCFEDGIAKTIGWYIANRDWWERIISGEYTKYFSLQYGGRLVKQVE from the coding sequence ATGCGTAAGATACTAATAACCGGCGGCGCAGGTTTCATCGGCTCAAATTTCGTCCTCCACATGAGGGCCGCCCACCCCGGCGACAGGCTCGTGGTGCTCGACAAGCTCACATATGCGGGCAACCTCGAAAACCTCGCGTCCTTAAAGGAGGGGCCGCTCTACAGGTTCGTAAAGGGCGATATAACCGACAAGAACCTCGTTGACGCGCTCTTTACGGAGGAGGGCCTGGACACTGTCGTTAACTTCGCGGCGGAATCGCACGTCGATCGCTCCATACTCGGCCCCAGGGACTTTATCGAAACGAACATCCTCGGCACCTTTACGCTCCTCGAGGCCGCGAGGAAGCACTGGGGCGATAATCACGGCGGGAAAAGGTTCCTGCACGTCTCTACGGACGAGGTCTACGGCACGCTCGGGCCCACGGGCTTTTTCACCGAGACGACCGCCTACAGCCCCAACTCGCCATATGCCGCGAGCAAGGCCTCGTCCGACCATCTCGTCAGGGCCTATTTCCACACCTACGGGCTCCCTGTGCTTACGACCAACTGCTCGAACAACTACGGGCCGTACCAGTTCCCGGAAAAGCTCATCCCGCTCATGGTCATAAACGCCCTTAAGGGCAAGTCCCTGCCGGTCTACGGCGACGGGCTGAACGTCCGGGACTGGCTCTATGTCGAGGACCACTGCAGGGCCGTGGACACGGTACTTGAAAAAGGCATGCTCGGCGAGACCTACAACATAGGCGGCCGGAACGAGAAGAAAAATATCGAGATAGTGAAGCTCATCTGCTCGGTACTGGACAGGAAGGCGGCGGAAGGCGCGCTTAAGGAATACCCGTTCGAGGGGAGCCGCGAAAAGCTCATAACTTTCGTCAAGGACAGGCCCGGCCACGACCGGAGGTACGCCATCGATTGCTCTAAGATGGAGAAGGAGCTCGGCTGGGCCCCGGCGCATTGCTTCGAGGACGGGATAGCGAAGACCATAGGCTGGTACATCGCCAACCGCGACTGGTGGGAGCGTATAATCTCCGGCGAGTATACGAAATATTTCAGCCTCCAGTACGGCGGAAGACTGGTCAAGCAGGTTGAATGA
- the rfbD gene encoding dTDP-4-dehydrorhamnose reductase — MKVLLTGAKGQLGSDLGPLLEKAGFEAAAFGSTELDISDAAAVFGAVRKEKPGLIINAAAYTKVDLAEKERERAFAVNSDGPANLGRAALESGVPVIHVSTDFVFDGARAVPYREDDATNPQSAYGESKLAGEAALAVLLDKRAVIRTSWVYGVTGHNFVKTILRLASERETLRVVYDQVGSPTWSADLASAIVEAAKAISAGKTPWGIYHYSNEGVASWFDFAVAICEEARALGMGLKCSSIEPILTAEYPVPARRPAFSVLDKAKIKGAFGLRIPYWRDSLRSMLKELKGVGNA; from the coding sequence ATGAAGGTACTTCTCACGGGCGCAAAAGGGCAGCTCGGGAGCGACCTCGGGCCGCTCCTTGAGAAGGCCGGTTTTGAGGCCGCTGCCTTCGGCTCTACTGAGCTAGACATTAGCGACGCCGCTGCGGTCTTCGGGGCCGTCCGCAAGGAGAAGCCCGGCCTTATCATAAACGCGGCGGCCTATACGAAGGTCGACCTCGCGGAAAAGGAACGGGAGAGGGCCTTTGCCGTGAATTCCGACGGCCCGGCAAACCTCGGGAGGGCCGCGCTGGAATCCGGGGTCCCGGTCATACACGTCTCGACGGATTTCGTGTTCGACGGGGCGAGGGCGGTCCCTTACAGGGAAGACGACGCGACCAACCCCCAGAGCGCCTATGGCGAATCCAAGCTCGCGGGCGAGGCGGCGCTTGCGGTCCTTTTGGATAAGCGCGCGGTAATACGCACCTCATGGGTCTATGGTGTTACGGGGCATAATTTCGTAAAGACGATTTTAAGGCTCGCATCCGAGCGAGAAACGCTCAGGGTGGTATACGACCAGGTAGGCTCGCCCACCTGGAGCGCTGACTTGGCCTCCGCTATAGTCGAGGCCGCAAAGGCAATCAGCGCGGGCAAGACCCCGTGGGGTATTTACCATTATTCCAATGAGGGTGTTGCGAGCTGGTTCGACTTCGCGGTTGCTATCTGCGAGGAGGCGAGGGCGCTGGGCATGGGGCTCAAGTGCTCGTCCATAGAGCCGATACTCACGGCTGAATATCCTGTCCCGGCCAGGAGGCCCGCTTTCTCGGTCCTGGACAAGGCGAAGATAAAGGGGGCCTTCGGGCTCAGGATCCCCTACTGGAGAGATTCGCTCCGTTCGATGCTAAAGGAACTCAAGGGGGTCGGCAATGCGTAA
- a CDS encoding dTDP-4-dehydrorhamnose 3,5-epimerase family protein: MFKDGPIEGIVIKELKRYADDRGWLMELFRTDEISAEYVPVMTYVSLTRPGVARGPHEHMDQADYFCFAGPSDFKVYLWDNRMDSKTYGNRMAFIAGESSPSVVIVPKKVVHAYRNVGSEDGLVINCPNRLFKGEGKKEPVDEVRYENDPNSPYRLD; the protein is encoded by the coding sequence ATGTTCAAGGACGGGCCGATCGAAGGTATTGTGATAAAGGAGCTCAAGAGGTATGCGGACGACCGCGGGTGGCTCATGGAGCTCTTCCGGACCGACGAGATTTCAGCTGAGTACGTGCCGGTCATGACCTACGTCTCGCTTACGAGGCCGGGGGTGGCGAGGGGGCCGCATGAGCACATGGACCAGGCAGACTACTTCTGCTTTGCCGGGCCGTCGGATTTCAAGGTGTACCTCTGGGACAATAGAATGGATTCAAAGACCTACGGGAACAGGATGGCGTTCATCGCCGGCGAATCCAGCCCCTCGGTAGTCATCGTCCCTAAGAAGGTAGTGCACGCGTACAGGAACGTGGGGAGCGAGGACGGGCTCGTCATAAACTGCCCGAACAGGCTCTTTAAGGGAGAAGGCAAGAAGGAGCCCGTGGACGAGGTGAGGTACGAGAACGACCCGAACTCCCCATACAGGCTGGATTGA
- a CDS encoding glucose-1-phosphate thymidylyltransferase: MKALVLSGGKGTRLRPLTHTGAKQLVPIANRPILAYVLDNIARAGIKEVGIIISPETGQEVKDTMGDGSDWGVAITYIMQEKPGGLAHAVITGSAFLGGSPFVMYLGDNLIGTGIESFVSTFKSTGADAVILLKPVENPSSFGVAETDGTGRIICLEEKPKAPKSNLALVGVYIFSTEIHRAISRIKPSARGELEITDAIQELINQGRPVHSHVLDTWWLDTGKKDDLLAANTIVLDEWYKRDIRGEVENSEITGRVTIEEGAKVVNSTLRGPIVIGKGALIEGSFIGPFTSIGAKTRVFKSIVEHCVILSGSEVDHVDRLEDSLIGRNAKVRRCHEKHEALRLMIGDDSVVEV, encoded by the coding sequence ATGAAGGCCCTTGTCCTAAGCGGCGGCAAAGGCACGAGGCTCCGGCCCCTTACGCATACGGGCGCGAAGCAGCTCGTCCCCATAGCCAACCGCCCCATACTCGCCTATGTGCTCGATAATATCGCCAGGGCGGGCATAAAGGAGGTCGGCATAATCATCTCCCCGGAGACAGGGCAGGAGGTGAAGGACACAATGGGCGACGGCTCGGACTGGGGGGTCGCCATCACCTACATCATGCAGGAGAAGCCCGGCGGCCTCGCCCACGCGGTCATCACCGGGAGCGCATTCCTCGGCGGCAGCCCATTTGTCATGTACCTCGGCGACAACCTCATCGGCACCGGGATAGAGTCTTTCGTAAGCACGTTCAAATCAACAGGGGCCGACGCGGTCATCCTCTTAAAGCCAGTGGAAAACCCGTCCTCATTCGGGGTGGCTGAGACCGACGGGACAGGGCGTATAATATGTCTTGAGGAAAAACCCAAGGCCCCGAAGAGCAACCTTGCGCTCGTCGGCGTATACATATTCTCGACGGAGATACACAGGGCGATATCGAGGATAAAGCCCTCGGCGCGGGGCGAGCTCGAGATAACCGACGCCATACAGGAGCTGATAAACCAGGGGAGGCCGGTTCACAGCCATGTCCTCGACACCTGGTGGCTCGACACCGGAAAGAAAGACGACCTCCTGGCCGCCAATACCATCGTCCTTGACGAATGGTACAAGCGCGACATAAGGGGCGAGGTGGAGAATTCCGAGATAACCGGCAGGGTTACGATAGAGGAAGGGGCCAAGGTCGTAAACAGCACGCTCAGGGGGCCGATTGTGATAGGCAAGGGGGCCTTGATAGAAGGTAGCTTCATCGGCCCCTTCACGAGCATAGGCGCGAAGACGCGCGTCTTCAAATCCATCGTCGAGCACTGCGTCATACTCTCCGGCTCCGAGGTCGATCACGTGGACAGGCTCGAGGACAGCCTTATCGGCAGGAACGCGAAGGTCCGGAGGTGCCATGAGAAGCACGAGGCGCTCCGTCTAATGATAGGCGACGATTCCGTGGTGGAGGTGTAG
- a CDS encoding GDP-L-fucose synthase has protein sequence MRVLKGKRIVVTGGAGFLGSFAVDKLKERGAEVFVPRSAVYDLVERDACKRLYKDARPDIVIHLAAKVGGIGANRENPGKFFFDNLMMGALMMEEGRLFGIEKFVALGTICAYPKFTPVPFKEENLWNGYPEETNAPYGIAKKMLLVQSEAYREQYGFNSIYLLPVNLYGPRDNFDPASSHVIPALIKKCLDAIEAGAPSITVWGTGRATREFLYAEDAAEGIALATEKYEKPEPVNLGAGFEISIRELVQLIAKLTGFKGEIIWDTSKPDGQPRRCLDVTRAEKEFGFRAATGFEEGLRNTIEWYKGSLQPG, from the coding sequence ATGCGAGTTTTGAAGGGGAAAAGGATTGTGGTGACCGGCGGCGCGGGTTTCCTGGGCTCCTTTGCCGTGGACAAGCTTAAAGAGAGGGGCGCCGAGGTCTTCGTGCCGAGGAGCGCCGTATACGACCTCGTCGAGAGGGACGCCTGCAAAAGGCTCTACAAGGACGCGCGCCCGGATATAGTCATACACCTTGCCGCCAAGGTGGGCGGCATAGGCGCGAACAGGGAAAACCCCGGGAAGTTCTTTTTCGACAACCTTATGATGGGCGCGCTCATGATGGAGGAGGGGAGGCTCTTCGGAATAGAGAAGTTCGTCGCGCTCGGCACCATCTGCGCCTACCCAAAGTTCACACCAGTGCCGTTCAAGGAAGAAAACCTCTGGAACGGCTACCCCGAGGAGACGAACGCGCCCTACGGCATCGCGAAAAAGATGCTCCTTGTGCAGTCCGAGGCTTACAGGGAGCAGTACGGCTTCAACTCCATCTATCTTCTGCCCGTAAACCTGTACGGCCCGCGCGACAACTTCGACCCGGCCTCCTCCCATGTGATCCCGGCCCTCATAAAGAAGTGCCTCGACGCCATTGAGGCGGGCGCGCCCTCCATAACCGTCTGGGGCACGGGCAGGGCCACAAGGGAGTTCCTTTACGCCGAGGACGCGGCAGAGGGAATCGCGCTCGCGACCGAAAAATACGAGAAGCCCGAGCCCGTGAACCTCGGCGCGGGCTTCGAGATTTCCATAAGGGAACTCGTCCAGCTCATAGCGAAGCTTACGGGCTTCAAGGGCGAGATAATATGGGACACCTCCAAGCCCGACGGCCAGCCCAGGAGGTGCCTCGACGTCACGAGGGCCGAGAAGGAGTTCGGCTTCAGGGCGGCGACAGGCTTTGAGGAAGGGCTCCGTAACACGATAGAGTGGTACAAGGGGTCGCTTCAGCCCGGCTGA
- a CDS encoding winged helix-turn-helix transcriptional regulator produces the protein MNNKDEQTDDYRSLQLLDEISRNHELTQRDLSRKLGVALGLINSYLKNLAAKGYITISTIPRKRYAYYLTPHGFAEKTRLTYRHLQNFTALYRVARRDFSALFTRLAASGVKRVAFSGVDEVTEIAYLSLKDTDLELTGIVDSEPAKQRFLGHEVRAVADIKSIPFDVVVITNFKDDEALRKGLVRAGVDEKKVLSISSGGWLKKIEGPAA, from the coding sequence ATGAACAACAAGGACGAGCAGACAGACGACTACCGCTCGCTACAGCTCCTTGACGAGATATCCAGGAACCACGAGCTTACCCAGCGTGACCTTAGCCGGAAGCTCGGGGTCGCGCTCGGCCTCATAAACTCATACCTCAAGAACCTTGCCGCCAAGGGCTACATAACCATATCCACCATACCCCGGAAAAGATACGCATATTACCTCACGCCTCACGGCTTCGCGGAGAAGACCCGCCTCACATACCGCCACCTGCAGAACTTCACGGCGCTCTACAGGGTGGCCCGTAGGGACTTTAGCGCCCTTTTCACCAGGCTAGCGGCCTCGGGCGTAAAGAGGGTCGCGTTCTCCGGGGTTGACGAGGTGACAGAGATAGCTTACCTTTCCTTGAAGGATACCGACCTTGAGCTTACCGGCATCGTGGACTCCGAACCCGCCAAGCAGAGGTTCCTCGGCCACGAGGTCAGGGCCGTTGCGGACATAAAGAGCATTCCCTTTGATGTGGTGGTGATAACGAATTTCAAGGACGACGAGGCCCTGCGGAAGGGGCTTGTCCGCGCCGGGGTCGATGAGAAGAAGGTCCTCTCCATAAGCTCAGGCGGATGGCTCAAGAAGATAGAAGGCCCGGCAGCGTGA
- a CDS encoding protein kinase, with product MDSLWALGIVHRDIKPENVIKLDTPERPFVLIDLGIAFSVIDTPLTVNPYQIPGTARYIAPEMLKFSFRKSLDYRSDLYTAGLTVYEYASGIYPFAQIGDDLYKTFYRIEKEKAAPLKAHRPDLSDSFVLIIEQLLRKKPVLRPSNIEGLIRQLEAGT from the coding sequence ATAGATTCATTATGGGCCTTAGGGATCGTTCATCGAGATATTAAGCCCGAAAACGTGATAAAACTGGATACTCCCGAACGCCCTTTTGTTCTGATTGATCTAGGTATTGCTTTTTCTGTTATAGATACTCCCCTTACAGTCAATCCCTATCAAATCCCTGGAACAGCTCGCTATATAGCACCTGAAATGTTAAAGTTTAGTTTCCGTAAATCGCTCGACTATAGAAGCGATTTATATACAGCCGGTTTAACTGTATACGAATATGCATCAGGCATTTATCCATTTGCTCAGATAGGAGATGATCTTTATAAGACATTTTACAGAATAGAAAAAGAAAAAGCTGCTCCTCTTAAAGCACATCGACCTGATTTATCCGATTCCTTTGTTTTAATAATTGAGCAATTACTTAGAAAAAAACCTGTCTTAAGGCCTTCAAATATTGAGGGCTTAATTAGGCAATTGGAGGCTGGCACATGA
- a CDS encoding dienelactone hydrolase family protein, with protein MKSLIAAAAVLLLFSVNAHAKIVGETIEYNSNDTVLEGYLVYDDEVSGPRPGVLVFHEWWGINDYIRGRADELARLGYVAFAPDMYGKGVRPTDPRAAGEAAGKLRADNALMRSRAIAGLEALREVELADTSRIAAIGYCFGGGAALELARSGAPVSGTVSFHGSLATKNPARPGDIKGSVLVLHGAEDPHVKPEDVRAFKEEMRKAGVDWVFTSYGGAVHGFSNPNNDTDPSDGLAYNEKADKRSWEAMKDFLREVLGERR; from the coding sequence ATGAAGAGCCTTATTGCGGCTGCGGCAGTCCTGCTTCTCTTTTCCGTGAACGCGCACGCGAAGATAGTCGGCGAGACGATCGAATACAATTCCAATGATACCGTCCTTGAGGGATATCTCGTATACGACGACGAGGTGAGCGGCCCGAGGCCGGGCGTGCTTGTCTTTCACGAGTGGTGGGGGATAAACGATTATATTAGAGGGCGCGCGGACGAGCTCGCGAGGCTCGGCTATGTGGCCTTCGCGCCGGATATGTACGGGAAAGGAGTGCGCCCGACCGACCCCAGGGCGGCCGGGGAGGCCGCCGGGAAGCTACGGGCCGATAACGCCCTCATGCGCTCCCGCGCGATTGCCGGGCTTGAGGCCTTGAGGGAAGTCGAGCTCGCGGACACTTCGCGCATAGCTGCCATCGGGTATTGCTTCGGCGGCGGAGCGGCCCTTGAGCTTGCGAGAAGCGGCGCGCCCGTCTCCGGCACAGTTTCTTTTCATGGGAGCCTCGCCACGAAAAACCCGGCCAGGCCCGGCGACATAAAGGGGAGCGTCCTGGTGCTGCACGGCGCGGAAGACCCGCATGTAAAGCCCGAGGATGTGCGCGCCTTCAAGGAAGAGATGCGTAAGGCAGGAGTGGACTGGGTCTTCACAAGCTACGGCGGCGCGGTGCACGGCTTCTCAAACCCGAATAACGACACGGACCCCTCGGACGGCCTTGCCTATAACGAAAAGGCTGACAAACGCTCCTGGGAGGCGATGAAGGATTTTCTAAGGGAGGTGCTTGGGGAACGGAGATGA
- the queF gene encoding preQ(1) synthase, which translates to MTEKKYGAKAIEEAKLEAWDNASPDRDYTIEISYPEFTCVCPRSGYPDFATINVTYVPDRKVVELKSLKLYLNSFRERAISHEAATNLIFDDLKKLLSPRKLDVVADFNVRGNVKTVVKVSL; encoded by the coding sequence ATGACCGAAAAGAAATACGGCGCAAAGGCCATAGAGGAAGCCAAGCTCGAGGCCTGGGACAACGCCAGCCCGGACAGGGACTATACGATAGAGATAAGCTACCCGGAGTTCACCTGCGTGTGCCCGCGCTCGGGGTATCCCGACTTCGCGACGATCAACGTAACCTATGTGCCTGACAGGAAGGTCGTAGAGCTTAAGTCGCTTAAACTTTACCTCAACTCCTTCCGCGAAAGGGCCATCTCGCACGAGGCCGCAACGAACCTCATCTTCGACGATTTGAAGAAGCTCCTCTCCCCGAGGAAGCTCGACGTAGTCGCGGATTTCAATGTGCGCGGGAATGTGAAGACGGTCGTGAAAGTAAGCCTTTAG